The Paenibacillus sp. RC334 nucleotide sequence CAAACGGGTGTACACACCCTGACTGCTGCCATAATACAAAATAACATCCTGATTATAGGCTTCGTTCAGGTAGAGGCGCACGAAGGCGGATTCCCGATCTGTCGCAGCCCAGTCACTGTCCGATCTGGCGAGCAGGTCAAGCTCCGCGAACCCGTCTTCGGGCATGGAAAACGTGAACCGGAATCCGTTCCCCGGACTGAGTTCAACCTCCGCTTTGTGTAAGGCAATCCGATACCCGCAATCCAGCAGGTCCTTTTCCCACACTCGCCCACTAAACCCGGTAATCTGCACCTCTGCTTGGCTGTTCATCCCTGTAACCTCCTTAGTTTATAGCGGCTGTCTAGCTCGCATCCGCATCATTCACCATGGTTCGAATGTAAAAGTATCCCATAAAAGAACACAGTAAAAACATAAACACTGCCATAGCGCTGGCTGTATGCGTCTCCTGATAGCTGGAAAATACCTGCTGCATTGCGACACCCAGCACCTGCGGCGAGTTGGCGCCAATCAGGAACGGAGCTGTGAAGCTGCCCATAATCCCCATAAAGATGAAGGTCACCGCAACCCACATCGTTTTGTAGGAAAGGGGTAAAATAAAGCGCCCAAACAGTTGCAGCGTGCTGGCTCCCGCGTCTCTGGCACTCTCCACAACAGCGTTTGGAATGCTGGCAAGGGCCGAGCTTAGCAGCATGGTGGCGAATGGAATGTTAAACCACAGATTAGCCAGCACCAGACCTTTGTAGTCGTAAATAATCCTCGGAATGGTTTCAATACCCAGCGGCAACAAAAGGCGTGCAGCCCAGCCATGATTGCCGTACATCGTAATGATCGCATAGGTTGCAATTACGCCGGGAACGAACATCGGGACAAAATACAATCGGCCGATCCATTTGACAACAAAACCTTTTCCAAATCGCAGATAAATCGCCAAAGCGTAGCTGATGACCAATGTGAGGGCTGTCGAGACCAGTGTGACATTGATCGTATATATAATGTTTTTTCGCATCGCAGGCTCCGTAAAGAGGCGGATATAGTTCGCCAGGCCGTAGCCCGTTCCATGCTGATCTATCAGGCTTTCCTTTACGGCATAGAGAATCGGAATAATGACGACGACCAGCAAAATGAGAAAAGACGGGATGACCAGGGCAAGCCCCAGCATCCCCCTTTTGGACGATGAACTCATGATTAACCGCCCGCTACTTCACTCTGCCAGCGTTTGTAGATTTCCTGCTGGAGCTCGCCGCTGTTAAAGCTACGGTATCCAGAAGATACACTGTTGAATTTTTCTTGCAATTCACTTGGCATCAGACTCCACTTAATCCCCGGATAGCCATACATTTTGTTGATGACCACCGTTTGCGCTTCTGGCGTCAGCACAAAATTCAGGAATTCTTGTGTTGCTTCTTTTTTGGAGGAAAGCGAAGGAACCATCAGATAAGACGGACCGCCTGTAAAAGCAGGGTCGATCTGTGTCAGCTTCACCGTGTCTGGAAGCAGACCTTTAGCCAGTTGTTCGAGCGCCATATCGGACCAGGCCGGAACCATGTCCACCTCTTCACTTGCCAAAATATCAAGCGTGCCTTGGTTCTTTTTCGGATAGACTCCCTTTTGGTACATCGAAGGACCCAGTTCCTTGAGCAACGAGAAGCCTTGATCCCATTTCTTCATATTTGCCGGATCATCACTGTTCATCGCCTCTGGAGGAAGGAAATTATAGATAACCGTGTTCACAAACGAGCTACCCGATCCACCCGTGGACGGGTCGTTATAAGCAAATTTTCCCGGGTGCTGACGAATCCACGTATACAGCTCATCCGCTGTTTTCGGAGGTGTCGCTACTTTTGCACTGTTGTAGGCGAGAACAACCGAAGAGGCACGGTATGGAATGGCCTGATTGTTTACTTGCTTGAGATACGTTTCATCTACATTCGCCAGGTTCGGAACTTTGGCGGTGTCTACCGTTTCCCACAGTTTTTCGCCTACCCCTTTGGTGATGTCATCCAGACTGCCTTCGTACAGGTCGATATCTGTATCGGTTTGCCCGCTCTTCTTGGCTGCGATCAGACGATCCAGTGTAGATGCGCCCCCGGTTCCCGCTGGCAAATACACCAGTTTGACCTTAACGTGATCATTTTTAGCTTCAAAGTCCTTGATTAACGTTTCCCACAGCTCTTTGACGTTCAAAGAACCGCCAGTGTACAAGGAGATTTCTGTCGTTCCCGTAGCTGCTCCCGCTTTCGTATCCTTGGCTTCCCCTGTAGCTGTAGCGGCATTACCACCGTTTCCACATCCAGCCAACAACGATAAGCTAAGCACCCCAGACAAAATCAGACCCATCTTCTTTTTCCCAAACACGTTGTTGCCTCCTTTAGATAGTTGCACAAGTT carries:
- a CDS encoding ABC transporter permease subunit; the encoded protein is MSSSSKRGMLGLALVIPSFLILLVVVIIPILYAVKESLIDQHGTGYGLANYIRLFTEPAMRKNIIYTINVTLVSTALTLVISYALAIYLRFGKGFVVKWIGRLYFVPMFVPGVIATYAIITMYGNHGWAARLLLPLGIETIPRIIYDYKGLVLANLWFNIPFATMLLSSALASIPNAVVESARDAGASTLQLFGRFILPLSYKTMWVAVTFIFMGIMGSFTAPFLIGANSPQVLGVAMQQVFSSYQETHTASAMAVFMFLLCSFMGYFYIRTMVNDADAS
- a CDS encoding extracellular solute-binding protein, with the protein product MFGKKKMGLILSGVLSLSLLAGCGNGGNAATATGEAKDTKAGAATGTTEISLYTGGSLNVKELWETLIKDFEAKNDHVKVKLVYLPAGTGGASTLDRLIAAKKSGQTDTDIDLYEGSLDDITKGVGEKLWETVDTAKVPNLANVDETYLKQVNNQAIPYRASSVVLAYNSAKVATPPKTADELYTWIRQHPGKFAYNDPSTGGSGSSFVNTVIYNFLPPEAMNSDDPANMKKWDQGFSLLKELGPSMYQKGVYPKKNQGTLDILASEEVDMVPAWSDMALEQLAKGLLPDTVKLTQIDPAFTGGPSYLMVPSLSSKKEATQEFLNFVLTPEAQTVVINKMYGYPGIKWSLMPSELQEKFNSVSSGYRSFNSGELQQEIYKRWQSEVAGG